Proteins encoded in a region of the Pseudomonas sp. GOM7 genome:
- a CDS encoding DUF58 domain-containing protein: MHLHPTPGIHIALGELIDMRHKVHEVPLFSTPARRSPLIGLHHSRLRGRGVDFDQVRVYQPGDDVRTIDWRVTARTQEPHTKLFHEERERPIFIIVEQSQRLFFGSEQCFKSVLAAQAAALVGWAALDHNDRIGGLVFADQEHHEVKPRRSKQSLLQLLNLLARANQALTAEVAAASTRDTLGLALRRAREVLRPGSLVIVLCDERALNDNAEQQLTLLARHTDLLLLPLSDPLDHALPAAGLLRFTQGGARLELDSHNDALRQAYRSQGQAREARWQRLAQKLGVPLLPLSTQFELVTQLQEQLSALHPRKAP; encoded by the coding sequence ATGCACCTACACCCCACCCCCGGCATCCATATCGCCCTCGGCGAGCTGATCGACATGCGCCACAAGGTGCATGAAGTGCCGCTGTTCTCCACTCCAGCACGGCGCAGCCCACTGATCGGCCTGCACCACTCGCGTCTGCGCGGGCGTGGTGTGGACTTCGATCAGGTGCGCGTGTACCAGCCCGGCGACGACGTGCGCACCATCGACTGGCGCGTCACCGCGCGCACCCAGGAGCCGCACACCAAGCTGTTCCACGAAGAACGCGAGCGGCCCATCTTCATCATCGTCGAGCAGAGCCAGCGCCTGTTCTTCGGCAGCGAACAGTGCTTCAAGTCGGTGCTCGCCGCCCAGGCCGCCGCCTTGGTCGGCTGGGCCGCCCTGGATCACAACGACCGCATCGGCGGCCTGGTGTTCGCCGATCAGGAGCACCATGAGGTCAAACCCAGGCGCAGCAAGCAGAGCCTGTTGCAACTGCTCAACCTGCTGGCCCGCGCCAACCAGGCGCTGACTGCCGAGGTCGCCGCCGCCAGCACCCGCGATACCCTCGGCCTGGCCCTGCGCCGCGCCCGCGAGGTGCTGCGCCCCGGCAGCCTGGTGATCGTGCTGTGCGACGAGCGCGCGCTGAACGACAACGCCGAACAGCAACTGACCCTGCTCGCCCGGCATACCGACCTTCTGCTGTTGCCGCTGTCCGATCCGCTCGACCATGCCCTGCCGGCAGCCGGCCTGCTGCGCTTCACCCAGGGCGGCGCCCGGCTCGAGCTCGACAGCCACAACGACGCCTTGCGCCAGGCTTACCGCAGCCAGGGACAAGCCCGTGAAGCGCGCTGGCAGCGCCTGGCACAGAAACTCGGTGTGCCCCTGCTGCCACTGAGCACCCAGTTCGAGCTGGTGACGCAGTTGCAGGAGCAACTCAGCGCCCTGCACCCGAGGAAGGCGCCATGA
- a CDS encoding vWA domain-containing protein, which translates to MFEFAWWWVFAFAPLPWLLRLLLPPADSGDAALRVGFLDELQALSGRRARAALPGWRQQVPLACIWLLLLCAAARPQWVGEPLPLPATGRDLLLAVDVSGSMDYADMQWDDEPISRLELVKRLLGDFIEGRRGDRVGLILFGSQAYLQAPLTFDRHTVRTWLDEALIGIAGKNTAIGDAIGLAVKRLRQRPADSRVLVLVTDGASNGGTLEPMTAARLAAEEGVRIYTIGIGADPQQSDVLGLFGFSSGLDLDEPTLRGIADTTGGEYFRARDQAELQQIEATLDRLEPVSQQPILARPAQALYAWPLSLALLGSLLLAGHTLWPQWPQRLRRQG; encoded by the coding sequence ATGTTTGAGTTCGCCTGGTGGTGGGTCTTCGCCTTCGCGCCGCTGCCCTGGCTGCTGCGCCTGCTGCTGCCGCCCGCCGACAGCGGAGATGCGGCGCTGCGCGTCGGCTTTCTCGACGAGTTGCAGGCGCTCAGCGGTCGCCGCGCCCGTGCTGCCCTGCCCGGTTGGCGCCAGCAGGTACCGCTGGCGTGCATCTGGCTGTTGCTGCTGTGCGCGGCGGCACGCCCGCAATGGGTCGGCGAGCCCCTGCCGCTGCCGGCCACCGGCCGTGACCTGCTGCTGGCGGTGGATGTCTCCGGCTCCATGGATTACGCCGACATGCAGTGGGATGACGAGCCCATCAGCCGCCTGGAGCTGGTCAAGCGCCTGCTCGGCGACTTCATCGAAGGCCGCCGGGGTGACCGCGTCGGCCTGATCCTGTTCGGCAGCCAGGCCTACCTGCAGGCGCCGCTGACCTTCGACCGCCACACCGTGCGCACCTGGCTGGACGAAGCGCTGATCGGCATTGCCGGCAAGAACACCGCCATCGGCGATGCCATTGGCCTGGCCGTCAAGCGCCTGCGCCAGCGCCCAGCCGACAGCCGCGTGCTGGTGCTGGTCACCGACGGCGCCAGCAACGGCGGCACACTGGAGCCGATGACCGCGGCACGCCTGGCTGCCGAGGAAGGCGTGCGCATCTATACCATCGGCATCGGCGCCGATCCGCAGCAAAGCGATGTGCTGGGGTTGTTCGGCTTCAGCAGCGGGCTGGATCTGGATGAACCGACCCTGCGTGGTATCGCCGACACCACCGGTGGCGAATACTTCCGCGCGCGCGACCAGGCCGAGCTGCAGCAGATCGAAGCGACCCTGGATCGTCTCGAACCGGTCAGCCAGCAGCCCATTCTCGCCCGCCCGGCCCAGGCCCTGTACGCCTGGCCGCTGAGCCTGGCCCTGCTCGGCAGCCTGCTGCTGGCCGGCCACACGCTCTGGCCGCAGTGGCCGCAACGCCTGCGGAGGCAAGGATGA
- a CDS encoding DUF4381 domain-containing protein, translating to MNPLDQLQPLIDPPPVPWWPPAPGWWLLAALLPLLLWGLWRLLRRWRRRPRQVAAEQPLDALRQAALDELATLRKPYDGALAGPWLQQLNALLKRLCREHYPDSASHTLSSRAWLAFLDNRCPAAGLTRWMILVEGAYKPQCSLSDKAIEELEQAIATWIRKHV from the coding sequence ATGAATCCCCTCGATCAGTTGCAGCCGCTGATCGACCCGCCACCGGTGCCCTGGTGGCCGCCGGCGCCTGGCTGGTGGCTGCTGGCCGCTCTGCTGCCGCTGCTGCTCTGGGGCCTCTGGCGGCTGCTGCGCCGCTGGCGCCGCCGGCCCCGCCAGGTGGCCGCCGAGCAGCCGCTCGATGCCCTGCGCCAGGCTGCCCTGGATGAGCTGGCCACCTTACGCAAACCCTATGACGGCGCGCTGGCCGGCCCCTGGCTGCAACAGCTCAACGCCCTGCTCAAGCGCCTGTGCCGCGAGCACTACCCGGACAGCGCCAGCCACACCCTGAGCAGCCGTGCCTGGCTGGCCTTCCTCGACAACCGCTGCCCGGCTGCCGGGCTGACGCGCTGGATGATCCTGGTCGAAGGCGCCTACAAACCGCAGTGCAGCCTCAGCGACAAGGCCATCGAGGAACTCGAGCAGGCCATCGCCACCTGGATTCGCAAGCATGTTTGA
- a CDS encoding AAA family ATPase yields the protein MEHREALVALRQFLSTQILGQDRLIDRLLVALLADGHLLVEGAPGLAKTKAIKELAEGIEGEFHRIQFTPDLLPADITGTEIYRPETGSFVFQQGPIFHNLVLADEINRAPAKVQSALLEAMAERQVSVGRSTYDLSPLFLVMATQNPIEQEGTYPLPEAQLDRFLMHVKIGFPDAAVERKILAQARGDALNGEAKPEHRVSQHAIFAARKEILGLYMADAVEEYLVQLVMASRTPAKFDAELAEWIAYGASPRGSISLDRCARAHAWLAGRDFVSPEDIQAVLFDVLRHRIILSFEAEASGVDQDRVIQRILDVVAVA from the coding sequence ATGGAACACCGTGAAGCGCTGGTCGCGTTACGCCAATTTCTCTCCACTCAGATTCTCGGCCAGGATCGCCTGATCGACCGTCTGCTGGTGGCCCTGCTCGCCGACGGCCATCTGCTGGTGGAGGGTGCGCCCGGCCTGGCCAAGACCAAGGCGATCAAGGAACTGGCCGAAGGCATCGAGGGCGAGTTCCACCGCATCCAGTTCACCCCCGACCTGCTCCCGGCGGACATCACCGGTACCGAGATCTACCGCCCGGAAACCGGCAGTTTCGTGTTCCAGCAGGGGCCGATCTTCCACAACCTGGTGCTGGCCGACGAGATCAACCGCGCACCGGCCAAGGTGCAATCGGCACTGCTTGAAGCCATGGCCGAGCGCCAGGTGTCGGTAGGCCGCTCCACCTATGACCTGTCACCACTGTTCCTGGTGATGGCCACGCAGAACCCCATCGAGCAGGAAGGCACTTACCCGCTGCCCGAGGCCCAGCTCGACCGTTTCCTGATGCACGTGAAGATCGGCTTTCCCGATGCTGCCGTGGAGCGCAAGATTCTCGCCCAGGCCCGTGGCGATGCGCTCAACGGCGAAGCCAAGCCCGAGCACCGGGTCAGCCAGCACGCGATCTTCGCCGCACGCAAGGAAATCCTCGGCCTGTACATGGCCGATGCCGTGGAGGAGTACCTGGTGCAACTGGTGATGGCCAGCCGCACCCCGGCCAAGTTCGACGCCGAACTGGCCGAGTGGATCGCCTACGGCGCCAGCCCCCGTGGCTCCATCTCCCTCGACCGCTGCGCGCGTGCCCACGCCTGGCTGGCCGGGCGCGACTTCGTCAGCCCCGAGGACATCCAGGCGGTGCTGTTCGACGTGCTGCGCCACCGCATCATTCTCTCCTTCGAGGCCGAAGCCTCGGGGGTCGACCAGGATCGCGTGATCCAGCGCATCCTCGATGTGGTCGCGGTGGCCTAG